The DNA window tagcgATGGCATTTTTTAAGAGTTTTGGAATACCATGGAACAAGATTCAAGATTAAAGAAAGATCCATCAAGAAGTTATAAGATTCATCAAGATGGATCAAGATCCGTTGAAGAATTTGGTATTTTCGGAATCAAAGATCAAGGTCAATTAAAGTCAAAGTCAAGGAATGAGTCTAACCGAGGAGCCCAACCGGTGACCCAACCATGAACTAACTCATGATCTAAGACCCAACCCAAAAGAAGGTGGTGGAAGCTTCTAGGATCCTTTAGCCATGAGCAAGGAGGAGGAGTTTAAAAGACTTATtcttttgaattataaaaaaaattaattaaaatgacaaaGTCATGACATCAAAATCAAGTGATTCTTTAATACCATGGTCAGAAATTGAcatgtcatttaatttaatgacatgtcatttaatttaatgacATATCAATTAGAGATTTCTTCTATTAAaacattttgacatgttaaaAAGGATAGTTATAGTTGAGTCTCAGGCCCTAGGGTTTCCCTAATAATTCCCTATATAAACACCACCTAAATCATTGTGTAAGATGAACCCACTAAAGTATCCAGTGGTAAGATTTAGCTTAAGAGACCATAAGGTTACGAGTTTGATTCCAATTGTAAGCATTTTGAATGGAAGCGGGAAGCCATGATTGaagggtgtcatgctagttctctttaattataaaaagatcATTGTGTAAGACACCTTAATACAGGGCCGTTTCGTTCATTTTTGGGGCCCTAGGCGATCTAAGATTTGTGGcctaaattttgaattcaaaaacaatatttaataagaaaaaaaaatataattcttataATATCAAAAAGATAACAATATTCGATTTACGAAAGTTTAGACATAAAATAACAACATACAAAaagttcataatttttatttgaaaagagcTAGTCTTCTAGCACTCATTCCAgcaaaatcatcaatcaactCTTCATATTGTATTTCATCCAATAGCTCATTTTCAATACTTATAAATGCCAATCCATTAAGCCTTTCTTGCAGCATTCATGTGGAACACAAATAAGACTTCAACaattttaacttagaaaaaaaatttcaatttcaattccttACTCGCCTCATGAACTTTAAGTCTCATATTAACATGTTTCCAAGTGTCAAAGCCTTCACATGTTAATCCACCCTTACCCACCccttttctaaatattttacaGCAAAAACAAAACACTTTATCAAGATCATTTGAGTAAACAAGCCAGTTCCTATCAAACTTCTCTCCATTTGGTAACACTCTAGTAtacaaatttgaagaaaatcgTCTATTATCTTTATCAAGAGGCCCATTGACAATGTTTAAATCTCTTTTGGGACCCTCTAACACTAACAGTTCAATCATTTTAGCATCAATACCATCCCATCTTCTTGGATCAAATATGTCAAGGTAATTACAAGTTTCACTAGTATTTGTGTCTCTACTACACACAACACCATCATTATCATGATTCTCAACATTATCATTGTCATTCTCATTCGTTTCCATAGTTTCAACATCATCAGATTCATTTTCAACTGGAATTTGAGTTTCTTTCATAACATATTTGTCCAAAGCTCCCCTTTGAGAATTTATCAACTCTGttatttgtttcttctttttaagTTTGTCATAACTAGATTCACATTTATGAGTGGGAGGCATTATCTAAAAACTAAACAAAGTCGAAATGATAAACTACTGTCTTCTACTACTAACCATTAATTACATTAACTTCGATCAAATGTTCCTGAATGGCCGAATCCCCACCCACCTTCCCAATCCCAGCGCAGCGGCCACCTTCGATCAAATGTTCCCTGCTTCAATCTAATTAAACTTTGAGTCTTTGTTGAAAAAAGGATTTCAAAGATCTAATTAAACTTTTGAGTCACTATTGAGAGATTGAGAGAaggattttagagagagagagccaagtagaaagaaacataaaacataatttttttttataatactaCATAATTGTTTTTTGGGCCTTCTTAATTTTAAGGCCCTGGGCGGTGGCCCATATTGCCCACCCTAATAGCCGGCCCTGCCTTGATATTTCTATTCTCACACCCCTAGGTTGCCccatttttttaaactcttgTTAAGGTGTCTCAAGATTTTCTTAGGAGTTTCGCTCGTAGCCTCTCCTCTAAGATCAAGAAAGTAGCTCTATTTTAAGCTCCCTTGATctcttcatttgtcttttaaatttttctttgtctttaactatgaaatgaaaaaacaaaaattcttTTGCCTTTTCCCCCTACAGTATATGCTTGCATGATCTTGATTTGGTCTTGAGTTAAGTTTCTCCATTTTTATtatgtaaatatgtaatatatgcctaacatataaataaatataaaaaacagaaaacttaaataaaaacaGAAACATCAATTGGAAACCGAGAATTGGCCAAGAATGATccattttggttatttttttggGTCAAACTTTTCCAGCCCTATTTTGATCTGAAAATTTTTAGGGCTCAATgcgtttaaaaatatttttgaacttttgagtccaaaaatatttttgattaatgatGGGTAAAGGTCTTTGACcgaaaatgattaaaaaaggGACAAATTCGGTCAttttaattgtaaataaattaaaactgattaatttttaatcatatGCATTATTCTAT is part of the Impatiens glandulifera chromosome 1, dImpGla2.1, whole genome shotgun sequence genome and encodes:
- the LOC124940396 gene encoding zinc finger MYM-type protein 5-like, whose amino-acid sequence is MPPTHKCESSYDKLKKKKQITELINSQRGALDKYVMKETQIPVENESDDVETMETNENDNDNVENHDNDGVVCSRDTNTSETCNYLDIFDPRRWDGIDAKMIELLVLEGPKRDLNIVNGPLDKDNRRFSSNLYTRVLPNGEKFDRNWLVYSNDLDKVFCFCCKIFRKGVGKGGLTCEGFDTWKHVNMRLKVHEAKRLNGLAFISIENELLDEIQYEELIDDFAGMSARRLALFK